The genome window CAGGCCAGGGTCGACATTGCCGTAGACCTTGCTCTTCGCGTCGGCGGCCACCATGATGGGGCGAGGGTCGATGCTGGCACTGACGCCGCTGGCGTTCAGCACATAATTACTGTTAGACAGGCTCAAGGTGCTGGAGTCAAAGCTGCTGTAACGGCCGACGTTACGGCTGCCGACACTGGCCGAACCGGCGACCGTAGGCGCGCTGTCGCCATTGACCAGTCCCGACAGCACGAAGCCGGCATTGAACGTGGCGCTGCCATCGTAGGTCTTCGTCACGGCCACGTTCAACGGACGGGGCGTCACCGTCCAGTAGACAGGACCACCCGGCGTCAAGGTATAGCCAGCCTTGCCCAAGCTCAGGCCGGTGCCATAGGTGATTGTGTAGAGGCCGGTCGAGGAGGTGGCTGAAGGTGCACCCAGCCAGGAAATGGTGCCGCTAACGCCGGCATCCGTGACCAGTCGCCCGTCCACCAGTGCGTCATACAGCGCATAATTAAAGATCGGCATGTTGCCATATACGCTGCTGCCGGGCGTCAGGCGCAAATACACCGGCTTCGGAGTGTTGCCGGCGGCGTCGCCGACCGAGACGATGGCCGACGATAATTGGGAAATGGGTGCCGCCGCATAATAAACCGACAGGCCGCCTGACTGCCCGGGAGCCAGGTCGGGCACGCGCATGAACATGGCATAGCTGCCATCGGTCTGCCCTGAGGCGATCAGCGAGCTTTTCGGATCCTTGAACACCACGTTGGAAAACTGGCAGCAGTCGCTATGGACGGTGTTCACGCCAGCTGTCGTCGAATAAAACAGCACGGCCGAGCCATTGCTGCCGCCGCTGATTTCACTGACCATAATGGCATTCGATGGCGCATTCGCGTCAGTCAAGGGCACGAACGCGCCGCCGCTGATAGCGCCCTTGGTCTTGAAATTGCGGTCCGACGTACCGATGAAATCGTCGCCGGTACCCAGCCACATGCGCACATTGTTCAGCGGCGCAGCGCTCTGATTGGTGACCCGGCTATCCATGTTAATGAAAGCCTCGCCAGCCTTGAGCGTGTAGCTGTGCGCCACGCCGGCAGATTGCCGCAAGGTCTGGAAGGTCAGCGTGCCCGTCGTCACCACGGTGCCCACTCCCTCTTGATAGCCGGCGATATTGAGGGAACGATTACTGAGCGCATTCAAATAGCTGCCGGCCGAGCCCATCCCCGCCGCGCCCCCATTCAAATTGGAGGCCAGCACTTCCCCATTGCCATTCCAGGAGTTGCTGCCATCCCCGCCTGCGGCGATGGCAAACTCGAATGGCCTCGCGTTATAGGTAAGCTGGTACCAGCCGTTACGGCCCTCGGTGGAGTTATCGAAATAGGCCGGGCCTTTCAGCAGGCCATCATCCGTGAACGAATTTTCCACGCCATTGCCATAACGCACCTTGCCATTGTCCAGCACCAGATTGTTCACGCGTCCGCCGCTACCCTTTTGCCAAGTAAATGTGTCCGCATGCGGAATGTTCACGGCGACGCCAAGCGAAACACTATAGGCGCTGCCAGCGCCATCGGCCGTGGCTTGCCCGTACTGGTATGCGAGCTGGCCCGTGCCCGTCGCGTTCAGGTTCGCATTGATGTTAATGTTGCGCTCGGCAGTCAAGGTCAGCTTGTTGGCCGACCAGTTGATCGCGTCATTCACGTAGATGTCGCCGTTGCCGCCCGTCGTCCCCATGCTGGTCGTCATGATGGAGAAATTGTTGCTGGCCAGGGCGCTGGACACCGCCGCCCCCGTCATGTTGCCGCCGCTGGCCGCCACTGTAAAGTCGTTCGGATCGATTAGCCAGGTGCCGGTTTTGCCGCGCGGCGCGGCCGTGGTGACTTGCGCAGCGCCGATGGCGACATGGTTTGCGCTCGTTTCGATGAAGCCACCGTCACCACTCCGAGGGGCGCTGGCATCGAGCACGCCGGCCACGTGGACGCTACCCTGCTGCACGTCACCGAGCAGCACGATCTGGCCTTTTTCGCCCGTGGTCAGGGTATGCGCCTCGATCACGCCCGTATTGTTGATGACGCTGGAAGCCAGCTGGCCGGCCGCCTTGGCCGTCAGGTAGACCTGGCCGCCGTCGGCGCGGATGGCGCCACCATTCTCGATCAGGGTATCGAGCGCGCCCTGCGTCACCTGCAGCTTGACGGGACCGCCCAGGTCCAGCGTGACCTGGCTGCCAGCGCCCATCAGTACGCTGCCAGCATGCGCAGCGATGCTGCCGCTGTTACTGATACGGGCGGAAATCAGGGCCACATAACCGCCGTCGGCCGCGCGGATCGCGCCTTCATTGACGACGCTACCCGGCCCCTTGCCGTTGAAGACATGCTTGTTGCCGCCCAGGCTGGCATTGTCCACATCCAGGGTCGAGGCGACGAGGCCGCCCACATTGACCTGGGCCGTGCGGCCGAACAGGATGCCGTTCGGGTTGATCAAATAAACCTGGCCATTGGCGTTCAGTCTCCCGAGTATCTGCGAGCCATTGCTGTCGAGAATGCGGTTGACCGCCAGTGCATTCGACGACGGCTGGACGAAATTGACGGTTTCCTTGCTGCCCACATTGAAGCTGGCCCAGTTCAGCGACGCCTGCTGGCTCGTTTGGTGAATCGTCGTCGTGGCGCCGGACTGGGTGATGGTTGCCGTGCCGGCCACCACCTGGCCACCTGCAGGCCCGGCGCAGGCGGGTCCGCCCAGCGCCAGCGCCGCCATGGCAGCAGCAGCGGCGGCCAGCTTGCGGCGCCCGCCCTTGCCACGCCCGCGCGAGGTCTCGGCAACGGCAACCCAGGCGTTCAGGACATGGCTCCAGACGAGCCTGTAAATGTGATTCAGTGATCCGTGGCGATGCATGCTATCTATCCTTGTCGAAGTTGTACAGGGAGCGCACAGGCGATGTCGTCCATGCCTGCGCGTGACGCGCAGGCAGCGCATGCCACGCTCCCGTCTCTGTTGCCTTCCGCTACATATATGTGGCAAAAAGCTACAGAAATTTCCTAAGGGGAATGTAACAAAGATTCAGGATTTATAAGTGAGCAAATCTGAGCGATTCCCGACTGATTCAGTCGGGAATGCAGGACCCGCTAGGCAGGGATGTGCAATGAGAAACTGATAACGCCATCCAGTCCAGCGCTGTCGAGCGTGACCTTGCCGCCATGCAGGGACACAATGCGCTGCACCAGATACAGGCCCAGCCCCGCGCCAGGCTTGTGCTGGGCAATGCGACCACGGAAATACTTCTGGAACAGGCGTGGAATCTCGTCGGCGGGCAAGGGATCGCCGGGATTGCTGACGGTGATCTGCAAGCCGCCGTCGCCGTGCAGCGCAGCGTGCACGCGTATGGCCAGCACCTGCGGCGCATGCCGGTCCGCGTTGCTGAGCAGATTGCGCAAGGCCACGCGCAGCAGACCCGGGTCGCATTGCAGGCGCTCCGGCAAGTCAGACAAGGTCGCGGCCACCCTGCCCTCCGGCCATTCGGCCAGCACC of Janthinobacterium sp. PAMC25594 contains these proteins:
- a CDS encoding MBG domain-containing protein — protein: MHRHGSLNHIYRLVWSHVLNAWVAVAETSRGRGKGGRRKLAAAAAAMAALALGGPACAGPAGGQVVAGTATITQSGATTTIHQTSQQASLNWASFNVGSKETVNFVQPSSNALAVNRILDSNGSQILGRLNANGQVYLINPNGILFGRTAQVNVGGLVASTLDVDNASLGGNKHVFNGKGPGSVVNEGAIRAADGGYVALISARISNSGSIAAHAGSVLMGAGSQVTLDLGGPVKLQVTQGALDTLIENGGAIRADGGQVYLTAKAAGQLASSVINNTGVIEAHTLTTGEKGQIVLLGDVQQGSVHVAGVLDASAPRSGDGGFIETSANHVAIGAAQVTTAAPRGKTGTWLIDPNDFTVAASGGNMTGAAVSSALASNNFSIMTTSMGTTGGNGDIYVNDAINWSANKLTLTAERNININANLNATGTGQLAYQYGQATADGAGSAYSVSLGVAVNIPHADTFTWQKGSGGRVNNLVLDNGKVRYGNGVENSFTDDGLLKGPAYFDNSTEGRNGWYQLTYNARPFEFAIAAGGDGSNSWNGNGEVLASNLNGGAAGMGSAGSYLNALSNRSLNIAGYQEGVGTVVTTGTLTFQTLRQSAGVAHSYTLKAGEAFINMDSRVTNQSAAPLNNVRMWLGTGDDFIGTSDRNFKTKGAISGGAFVPLTDANAPSNAIMVSEISGGSNGSAVLFYSTTAGVNTVHSDCCQFSNVVFKDPKSSLIASGQTDGSYAMFMRVPDLAPGQSGGLSVYYAAAPISQLSSAIVSVGDAAGNTPKPVYLRLTPGSSVYGNMPIFNYALYDALVDGRLVTDAGVSGTISWLGAPSATSSTGLYTITYGTGLSLGKAGYTLTPGGPVYWTVTPRPLNVAVTKTYDGSATFNAGFVLSGLVNGDSAPTVAGSASVGSRNVGRYSSFDSSTLSLSNSNYVLNASGVSASIDPRPIMVAADAKSKVYGNVDPGLTYQVTQGVLVAGDSLNGVLRRTAGENVGSYTIDASALANGNYVVTAQNGALSIAARPITVTADAKSKVYGNVDPGLTYQVTQGVLVAGDSLNGVLRRTAGENVGSYTIDASALANGNYVVTAQNGALSIAARPITVTADAKSKVYGNVDPGLTYQVTQGVLVAGDSLNGVLRRTAGENVGSYTIDASALANGNYVVTAQNGALSIAARPITVTADAKSKVYGNVDPGLTYQVTQGVLVAGDSLNGVLRRTAGENVGSYTIDASALANGNYVVTAQNGALSIAARPITVTADAKSKVYGNVDPGLTYQVTQGVLVAGDSLNGVLRRTAGENVGSYTIDASALANGNYVVTAQNGALSIAARPITVTADAKSKVYGNVDPGLTYQVTQGVLVAGDSLNGVLRRTAGENVGSYTIDASALANGNYVVTAQNGALSIAARPITVTADAKSKVYGNVDPGLTYQVTQGALVAGDSLNGVLRRTAGENVGSYTIDASALANGNYVVTAQNGALSIDADPGLENAIRLARRQVTTGTNDVAAGTAANAGALAVAGVAAYAAPGAGSVPDSGVNLIGGLALVPVTDAAHATPAQGGSGTPGFTRIFVVNGGINVLAAAPVAGDVAQ